ACAGGCTGTGATAACCCTGCACGAGCCACAACACCCCTGCATGGGCTACAACATCCCTTCACAGGCTGCAACCCCCCTGCATGAGCTAAAATGATCTGCATGATCTGCAACACCCCCACAAAGCTGCAGCATTCCTCCAAGGGCTGCAACACCCCGGTGTGGGCTGAAACCACATCCTCAAGTGGGTTTTTCTCTCACTGCGTCCTCACCACCCTGCTCACGTCCTTTCAGGGCATGTGTGTCCCCGAGGCTGAAGGGGAGCCAGACCCCAAAGCGTCCCCATCCCCACACCCTCTGCTTGGTGGGTGTGGGTGTTTTGGGGAGCGAGGTCCTCGCTCACATTGCTGTGGTCAGCACAGGCTCTTCCGGCCACATGTGGCGAGAGAGAAGGTgtcacagaggaggaggagggggaaatcAGACCTCTCCTGTCATGGCTATATGGAGACGTCCATCCCCAGCCCTATtactgccctggctgctggacaACCACCCACACCAGtctgcagcctggctctgtctccAGCTGAGAGcggagggaaggagcaggaaggtgTCCTGCCCTCTGCACTCCAGCAAGCAGGAGGAGACATAGGTTTGGGGTGGATGAGATGTTTCAGGCAGGTTTTCTCAATCATGGTTATTGattccctttcctctctctcagTAGGGGTGGAAAGAGCCCAGCTCTCCCCTTCCATCTCTGCTTTCCACACTGGTGGTGTGGCAAGGCCTCAGCCGTTGCCAACAGGGCAGTGTTGCCAAATCTGAGGAAACTCGGCTGGTTGGGGGTTTTATTCCTCATAATTAGTGGCTATTTAAACTGATGAACAACCCTGGCTCTCGCAAACCCTGTACCCCCTGGGTGGGAATCATCCCCCCCACCACATTCAGAAACTTCCcattttgctgaatttcagcGCTGACCAAGCAGTGGAGCTGCCACAGGTGCCAGCAGGGACGGGGATGCCAAAGAGCATCTTGCGGGCAAGTGGAACCCCCTGTGCCACATTGAGGGTTTAGGTGATGTGCAGCAGCATGGCACCCAGGCTTCCCTTTTCCTGTGCACCCAAGAGCCCCCCGAGCTCACCCCAGGGTGGCTCCATCCCCTCACTGCCCACGGGAAGGGGACGCAGCTGGTGCCGTGTCCGATGGCTGCACGGCGGTGTCTGGCTCCAACTCTCCCCAAAAGGAGCTGTTGGAGCTGGGGAGCAGATGGCAGCTGAGCCCTTCCCGAGCTGCCAGGTCCCGCCCGCGCTGAGCCCCAGCCAATTCATCACCCCTGTCccgccgggcagggctgggcacggagcagccacagccccggCTGCCCCTCCATCTGTTCCCCAGGCCCCTGGGACACGGGacagctcagccccatcccagctgctaGACAGGGCACAATATCCCTCGCACACCAGCCCACATGTCACCCACAGTGCTGAGGTACCCCTggggctccctccctgccctgcatccaCTCCCCTCATGGGGTAAgtcaggctctggggggatGCAGCCACATGGAGCCATGTGGGGTGCTGGGAATGTCAcacccagtgctgtggggacAAGCCATGGTGGCATTTGCCAGGCTGAAGGGGCCACGACGCCCTGGGCAGGAGGCGGCTGCCAGAGGAACTCACACAGCAGCTCGGCAGTGggaagaggaagcagcaggagcacggtgtgggctggggggaggaagaggatggtgCTGTGGCCATCAAGGACTGGCAGGACCTTGTGCGCTGGGGATGGTGACAGCTGGCAGGGTCAGgcagggctgacagcagggctgcagccccctggcTATCCTGGatccctccatgccttgtcccaCACTGTCATCCTGCATTGCTGCGTGCAGCCCcggctcctgctccctgggaagAGGAACCGAgagggctgcacagcccagcctggtgccacTGAGGTTCCTCTGTCCCCCTGTGgctctggagctcctgggcCCAGCAGGAAAACTTGGGCatgaggcagctgcagtgcaaaGGGGAAAGTGGCTCATGAGGACACAGGACCTGGCGCTGTGTCACCGGCCCATGCCAGACCCCACAGacccggggaggggacaggagcccaCATCTGCTCCTTGTTCCAGCTCTGTGGCAGGTGGTGGCgtgtccctgccccttccccactgcccccagccTCAAGGAAACCCCGATGGAGCCCTGCttcagctccagccctcccagtTCACCCAGTGCCTGGTGAGTCCCCTGTGGCTCCCAGTGGGAGCAGGCTCCTCCAGAACAAGGGGTGCACGGAGGGATGGCCCCCCATCCCCTGCATGCCCACAAGCAGGGCTGTTCCCTGGGATGAAATTTGAAGGACTTGCCAACCCCAAAAGTGATCTCTGCAAGGCCATCTGTCAGCCACAGGCCCCACGACAGAGGGGTCCCCTGCCCCCCGCCCTGGCACAAGATGCTcagaggagagggagccccccttccccagccttcCAGCCCCATCGctggctgggaaagcaggatTTCCGCTGGAAGAAGAGCAATTCCCGGAtccaaggggctgcaggggcggAGGGAGGGAGCCGGCCAGGGCTCCAAATACAATGTCCCGGGAGGAGCGGGGTGGGGAGGGAATTGTGCAGGGCAGGAAGCAGCGAGTTCCTGTCCCTCCTTGGGACACACCAAGGATCAGGGAcgaagcagagctgcagggaccGGGGGGAGCATCCGCCCTGGCCAGGGcctgagcccctgcagctcccccagcctcagCCGCGGAGAGCTCAGCCCGCAACATCGCCCCGAGcgctggctgggctgggagcccaCGGGCACCTGCGGGGACGGAgggcacaggtgtgtgtgtgtccgcCAGGgtgtcctgtcccctccccggcCCGCAGGTCCCGCACGGTGAGGGCACCATGTGCTCCGCAGGCTCCCCGACGTGGTGTTAATCCCAGTTAGTGCCGGGACGgtgagctggagctggtgggTGCCCCCAGACCTTCGCACACACCCCGCTGACCTGCTGCCCCCCGGGATGgtgagctggagctggtgggTGCCCCCAGACCTTCACACACACCCCGCAGCCCCTGCTGGCCTGCTGCCCCCCGGGATGGCGAGGACGAGGGTCTCCTCCCACCCTCGGGcattcccagggaagctgggaggGCACAGTGAGAGCAAGCCCCCCCAGCAGTCCCCACCAGTGCCGCGGGACTCTGTCCCCCCAGCTCAGTGGCCGCCTCCCCCGGGACCCAGAGCCACCCCGCACACGGAGGGGgcatctcccagcagcacagggcaaggGGATGGAGACCCCCCCGCTGTTagagggctgagcccccacaCCCTGCCCCTCACAGCGCACACGTACCTCCTGCCGTCAGCCCTCCTGGCCGGCTGGCATGTACCCCCCTCGCACGGGGCTCCCTCCGGGACCACCGGGCAGCCCCGCTCCGGCCCgcgccggggctgcgggggcggCGGCCGTGGGAGAGCGGGAGCGCCCGGCCGTGAGCTTCCCCTGTCTCTGCTCGGCTCTGGCAGCCGAGCAAGAGCTtcccctcccctcgccccccCTTCCTCCCCGCGCTCGCAGCAATGGTTCATTGTACcagccggccccgccgctgccggATCGCCCTCCGGGTCACCCTCCGGGCCACCGCGGGGACCGCAGCCTGCCCGCGGGGCTGCCACGGCGCCAACAGCGTCAGGGGCTCTCCGGTCCCCAGCAGCACCGGGAGACACCGGCGCGGattgcctggctctgcctgcgGGGATTTACGGGGGATGTGCGGGTCCAGCCCGTGCCACGGCGGAGCTGCCCGCGCCCGTCCCCaaagcctggcacagcctcactGAGACCCCCAGGGAGCATCCCCGGCAGGGCACAACAAAGGGACATCAAACTGAGCACAGAGCGCTGTGGCCCTGCAAGGACAGGAGCAAGCAGCCCGTCCGGTGGCAGGACACGCACAGCAGCCACCcgtcctgctggcacaggctccCAGGGGCAGTGAACAGCCCGCCATGCCTGGGGAATGGCAGGTAGCTCTGGGTTGTGTTCTAGGGGTGTCCCACACATCCCCCCAAGATGGGGTGCAGCTCCTATATGGCTCAAGCCAGTCCTGTGTCCATGGATTGCCCACTAGACATCAAAGCCCTTATTTACTCCTTGTCCTGATAAAGTTGCTGATGGGATGACCCCAAGATTTGGCATCGGTCACACCAAGCCACAAACTTCAGTGAGCTCTGGGATTGGGGTAAACCATGCAGACCCCTGAGTGCCCCTGCACCCCGCCTGAGCCCCCCACACCCTGTGTGATTCCCCTGCACCCTGtcagagcctccccagccctgcctgagccccCCGCATCCTCTCCGAGCCCCCTGGAACTGGCTCTGTCCCGGCTCTGCCACACTGTCCTcccacacagctgggctggagtgGGATCCTTCCcatctctccagagccttcctcctcctcctcctcctcctgctcctcgcCCTGTAGTTAGCCCTCAACTTGTGACCTCCTGACTCATCCTGAGAGGGAAGGAAGCCGGGCTGACCCCGGCTTGGGGGTGCCCCACAGATCCATCCCTGCACCCACCCGAATGCGGCTTGGGGCGTTCTGGGGCTCATCCCGCACCTCCCGCGCCCCGCGGGGCCCGCGTTGCTCCATCCCCGTCCGCGGGGCCCTGCCGGGACACGCCGAGCCCGGGGTGCCCGTCCCCCGCCAGGCACCACCCGGTGCCGGTTCCTTCCCTCCCCGGGGAGGGCCCGGCCGCCGCATTGGCTCCGCCGGGTTTCGCTTAAAGCCGCCGGGCCGGTGCCGGGGAGCTCCGGGATGGGAGCGCTCCGCTGGCTCGCGATCTCTGCCGAGGGAGCCGGGGCCGGGATGGGAGCGCTCCGCTGGCTCGCGGTCTCTGCTCTCTGCATCGCCGTCCGGGGTGAGTGTGAGCCCCAGTCCGGCGCTGGGGACACCCCGGGCAGGGGAGGGCGGCGGGGGCACCCACCAGATCTGCTCCCGCTGCCCTGCAGGGGAGGTTGGAGTCTGGGGAAGTGGTTTTACTGCTCGTTGGGCCCCAACATTTGCAGTTCCTCCAAGACACAGCTGAGATGGGCGGCAAAGAGGGCAGGTGCCTTGGGGGcttggtggggctgggggcgtaaaaataaaactaaatcgAGGCTTTAACCCAAGGGGTTTAACCCAAGCAGGCAGGACAGCCaggtgtgaggggacaggggtggcaGGGCGGCCGCGTCCCCGTGGGACCCCCCCTTTCTGGGTGCTGATAAAgcgagcagggctgggaggtggctgCAGCCGTTGCTGCCTGTGAGTGCCCCGGGATGGCGTGTGATGGGCAccatggcacagcctgggctgcagccgGAGGTCTGtccatcccagcctccccagggtcgggggcagggctgctcccggCCCTGCCGGGCGGGGCAGGCGCTGTCTGGGTCCGGGCAGGTGCTGCCTCGCTCCCGGCGAGGAGGGAGGAAGAtgctgagggagggaagggctcgTTCCCAGCAGTTGTGTTGGCGTGGGGTTGCACAAGCTGGGAGCCCggggggaggctggggaggtCACTGGAAGATGCCAGGCAGGACCGGTTATGTCCCTGGCACCCCTCAAACATGCCCTGTGGGGGgggggcagggccagggccagggccaccagTGCTAGGGGTGACGCTGGGGCATCACCCCAAGAGTCACCCAGGAGCTGGGGTTCCCTGGGGGTGCAGCCGTGCAGGGCttgctgcagtgtcacagcaggTTGTGGCAGGGTGCTGACCCTGGAGGGTGTCCGTGCCTCAGCGTCCCTTGGATGTGCCTTTGGATGAGCTCAGGAAGCTCTTTTGGCCGAGGAGGGAAGCCCcgggctgcagggaaggggggCACTGTCTTGGCAGCCTCCCATCCCCATCTCAGCTGGGGGGACGCACACAGccccctcaccctgccctcTCTGCCTTCCAGGACAGGACTATGGGCTCTCCCGCCCACCCCCTCAGTTCGGCTCCATCTACCATGTCCGAGGTAaggggacccccagccctgtgggggGGGACAGAGGATGCTCTGCATGGGTCAGACCAGGCTGTCCTTCCTGCCCCATCACCCCTGGGGCGCTGTCTTGGTCAACTGTGGGTCTGCAGAcgctggggggctcagggaggatGTTGGGGTGCTGAGgctttgggctgagctgtgtcctgtgCCGGGGGCTCCTGTGCAGGGGTCATTAAGCTGCCCTACGCCGAGATCGAGGAGCCCTTTGAAGCCTGGTACAACCTGACAGGGAACAAGAGCCGGATCCAGTACTACGGAGGTAAGAGGTGGCACCaagctgtgcccaccctgcaccAGCAGgactctgtgcctcagtttccccttccctggcacagggcaggtgatAACCTACCAGCTGGCAGCGGTGAAGCCCTATGGGATGAGGTACAAGATCACGCCAGAGACAACTGAGAAGGAGGTGAACACCAGGAAGTGCTTCCAGCTGCCTGGCTCCAAGGAGGATGTGGTCACGGCTCAGAGCGTCTTCCCCAGCATGAGGGGCTTTAAGGTGGGAATCCTCAGAGCCCAGACCTGCCCTGCCTCCCAAAGCATCTCCAGGCTGtgggaggaggtgctgggagaCTCTCCTCTCtgtccaagggctgcagggcgCTGGGGCCGGCCCAGGACCCgtccccacagcccagggtgcaGGGAGGGTCACTTCCCCACCCGGATCGGGGCCGGACTCCTGGCTCCTTTCCCAACTCCAGCAGCCGTGTTGGGACGTGTCACATCCCACACAAACGCTGGCATTTCAGCATGGTTTGGGCAAGCCTCTGCAcggcagctcagctcctgctggccccagcctgtgtcagggctgggcacagcacgtgagcagtggggacagcagcttGTCCCTGAGCTGGACACATGCCTGCATGGCGAGAGCTTGGAAACACGCAGGAAAACCCTGAAATCTCTTCAGGTTTTTGGAGAAATGGTGCAGCCAGACTCCCTGCTATGGGTGCACAGATTGCTGCGCACAGtggagtgtccccagggcaccGCTGAGCCAGACAGGGGTGTTGCACCCCATATCCTTGCCCCAGTTTCCACCCCATGCATGGCTGTGTGCCAATGGCCATGGAGCCACTGGATCCAGCCAGGGAGCACTGGGCTGTGCaaaggggctggctgggcagcaggTGGCCTGGGGGAGGTTGGGGTCCCCTCCCTGAGGCCATGTCCCCCCAGTTCCTGCGGGAGGAGTACTACGAGGGCCGGTACTGTGCCGTGTGGCAGAACGTCACCCGCTGGGCGCAGAAGAAGAACGTCTACACCCTGTGGGTGACCAACTCCAGCTGCGGGGTGGCTCCCGTGCACTATGAGATGCGGGGGTACAACAGCCTGCTGGGCTCCCACTACGACAAGTATGAAATCGCCTACACTGACTTCGACAACAGCTACCCGCCCTCCGTCTTCGACCTCCCCATCAATGGTGAGCCAGGGAGGGGCCCCCCATCCCGTCTGTGGGGCTCGGGCTGACAGGGCCCTCTCCTCGGTCCCCAGAGACCAAGTGTGGGGTGCTGCCGGGGACGGTGGCGGAGCACCGCGTGCTGGCAAACCCCATGGAGGACCTGGTgggccagcaccagccctgggctcaccGCGTTTTCCACGAGTACCGCCGGCAGCTGGGGCGGCGCTACGGCTCTGCGCGGGAGCTGGAGCACCGGCAGAGCATCTTCGTGCACAACATGAGGTACAGCTGGGGGCATGAGGACCCTCTAGGGGTGCTGTCACTGCGAGGGGGCGGCGGCAGGGCCAGCTGGCGCTGTCCCCGCCGTGTGCAGGTTTGTGCACTCGCGGAACCGCGCCGCGCTCTCCTACACGCTGTCCCTGAACCACCTGGCTGACCGCACGCCGCAGGAGCTGGCAGCGctgcggggccgccgccgcAGCGGGACCCCCAACCACGGGCTGCCCTTCCCCACCGAGCTCTACGCCGGCATCATCCTGCCCGAGAGCCTGGACTGGCGCATGTACGGTACGCGTGCAGTCAGGGGGACACCAGGGCGCTTCGGGAGCGAGTGCTCCTCACCCAGACCTGCGCTCAGTCCCACAGAgcccccctgctccccatcaCTGCACTGAGAGCCTGTGGGACTGTGCTGTCCCTTGGGGTGCACATCTGTGAGgttggtgaggcactggaacaggctgtaCAGAGAACCCAGGGctgtccaaggccaggatggacggggcttggagcaacccgagacagtggaaggtgtccctgcccatggcagggggtggaaccAGATGGTgtttgaggtcccttccaaccgaaaccattctgtgtttctatgaCTAAAGGTAGCTGGATCAGCACTTGGCCCTGAATTCACTCTGGTGCCTCAGGGACAGATGTGACATCTGAAGCAACATCTGGCTTCACCCATGTCCCCTTAAGCTGGGAGTGACACGCCCAGAGCTTGCCCCTAGGCAAGGGTGGGGGTCCCAGGTTTGCTAGTGCATTTCCCCCCTTCTCAGTTAGCACTGAgatctggctgtgctgcctctggaCCTCAACTCCTGCCTCGGTTTCCCTTCCACCTGCCTCCACCCCTCGGTGCCAACCCagtttctcctgccctgccctgctctgttgTCCGCAGGTGCTGTCACGCCTGTGAAGGATCAGGCTGTCTGTGGGTCGTGCTGGAGCTTTGCCACAACGGGAGCCATGGAAGGTGCCCTCTTCCTcaaggtgggagcagggctgagccccatGGTGTGGATGGGAGCCTGCAGGgaccctgtccccatccttgggctgtgtcccccctgcAGACCGGCGTGCTGACCCCCCTGTCCCAGCAAGTCCTCATTGACTGCTCCTGGGGCTTTGGGAACTTCGCCTGCGACGGGGGCGAGGAGTGGCGAGCCTACGAGTGGATCAAAAAGCACGGGGGCATTGCCAGCACCGAGTCCTATGGTACCTACAAGGGCCAGGTGAGGAGGCCCTTGTCCCTGGTGGCCATCC
This portion of the Molothrus ater isolate BHLD 08-10-18 breed brown headed cowbird chromosome 24, BPBGC_Mater_1.1, whole genome shotgun sequence genome encodes:
- the LOC118695538 gene encoding digestive cysteine proteinase 1-like; protein product: MGALRWLAVSALCIAVRGQDYGLSRPPPQFGSIYHVRGVIKLPYAEIEEPFEAWYNLTGNKSRIQYYGGQVITYQLAAVKPYGMRYKITPETTEKEVNTRKCFQLPGSKEDVVTAQSVFPSMRGFKFLREEYYEGRYCAVWQNVTRWAQKKNVYTLWVTNSSCGVAPVHYEMRGYNSLLGSHYDKYEIAYTDFDNSYPPSVFDLPINETKCGVLPGTVAEHRVLANPMEDLVGQHQPWAHRVFHEYRRQLGRRYGSARELEHRQSIFVHNMRFVHSRNRAALSYTLSLNHLADRTPQELAALRGRRRSGTPNHGLPFPTELYAGIILPESLDWRMYGAVTPVKDQAVCGSCWSFATTGAMEGALFLKTGVLTPLSQQVLIDCSWGFGNFACDGGEEWRAYEWIKKHGGIASTESYGTYKGQNGLCHYNQSEMLAKITGYVNVTSGNITAVKAAIYKHGPVAVSIDASHKSFSFYSNGIYYEPKCDNTPGSLDHAVLAVGYGVLQGETYWLIKNSWSTYWGNDGYILMAMKDNNCGVATEATYPILA